DNA sequence from the Longimicrobiaceae bacterium genome:
GTCCACGTCCCAGGCGTCGTCGGTGGCGTAGCGGATCTCGTCGAAGTCCGGGAGCTCGCCCTGCAGGGTGACGATCCCGTCCTTCACCTCCACCGTGATGGCGTCCGCGTCCACCCAGGTGTCGTAGAAGAGCGCCTCCTCCACCTCCTCCCGCAGCTCGTCGTCGGAGCGACGGTGGCGGCGGAGCCGCTCGTGGTAGGGGCCCAGGCCGTAGCGCGCGGGTCCGTACACCGTGCCCGGCTCCCAGAACTCCTCGCGCTCGCCCATCCCGCCGGCCCCGACGTCGCCCCAGGGCTCACTCCGGCCGCCGCGCTCCTGGCCGTAGTCCCGGCCGTATCCCGGGGAGACCGGCCCCACCATGGGGTTGAACCCCGCGCGCCCCGCCCCGCCGGGGCGCATCACCGGATCGGGCGGCCCGTAGGGACGGAAAAATTCGTCGTAGCGTGAGGGCCTCCGGGGGCCACTCCACCCGCCGTCGTAGCGCGCCATCGTCGTTCCTCCGGGCTCGGTCCACAGGGCAGTGCCGGCCGCGCGCCGGCGTCCCGGCGGGGCCGCAACAACCATTCCAGGGAGGGGGGGAGTACGGAAGTGCGAGAGTGCGGAAGTGCGTGAGTACGAAAGCGGCTGCGGGGCACTCAGCCGTTTGCAGGCGGTTCCCTGTTGAGCTGCGGGCCCTCGGTCGCTTCGTCCGGCGTTCCCGGCGGCAGGGGCCTACCGAACATCTCGTGGAGCACGCGCGCGAGCCGGTCCGGGCGGTCCGTCACGATGCCGTCCACGCCCAGGCGGAGGAGGCGGCGCATGTCGGCCTCCTCGTCCACCGTCCAGACGTGCACGGCGACGTTGCGGGCCTGCACCTCGCGGAGGAAGCGGGGGGTCAGCACCTGCACGCCGCCGTAGCGCTCCGGCATCTGGAAGGCGTCCACGGGCGGGCGCCAGAATCGGGTGGTGTGGGTGAGGTGGTGGAGGTAGAAGGCCTTCATCTCCTCCCCGGAGGCGCTCGTCGGGCCGGGATAGTCGCCGAAGAGGGAGCGGTTGGCCCGGTGCCCCGCGGCGATCAGCACCCGCCCGGTCGCGCGGAGGTCGTGCACCGTCTCCCAAACGCGGCGCTGCGCGCGTCGGTCCTTGATCTCCACGTTGACGCGGGCGTCCGGGAAGGCGCGGAGCAGCTCTTCCAGCGTGGCGATCCGGACGCCGCGGCCGCGGAAGGGGAAGCTCCGGCCGCCGTCCGCGGTGAAGCGGAAGCCGCCGTCCAGGCGCCGGATCTCCTCCAGCCGCAGCCCGGCGACGGGGCCGCTGCCGTCCGTGGTGCGGTCCACGGTGGCGTCGTGGAACACCACCACGTCGCCGTCCGCCGTGGGCTGGACGTCCACCTCCAGCACGTCGGCGCGCCACCACTCCAGGGCGCGCCGAAAGGCTTCCAGGGTGTTCTCCGGGGCGAGGAGGGATCCGCCCCGGTGGGCCATCAGGAGGGGGGCACCCGCGAAGTAGGGGTGGCCGGAGCGCACCGCCGGGAGGCGACGCGCGGAGGTCAGCGCGCGTCCTCCAGGCGCTCCCGCTCGGCGGGGGTGAGGCCGTGCAGCCGGTACAGCACCAGGTCCACCAGGTGGCAGGTCATGAGGCGGGCCCAGACCACCCGCTGCGAGTCCACCCCCGCCTCCAGCTGCGCCGAGGTCTCGGCGCAGCGCTCCCCCAGGAAGGTGAGGATCTCCTCCACCGCGTCGGGGTGCGGCCGCGCGAGGGCGAGCGAGTCCACGGGGGCGCGGTCCACCAGCAGCGCCTCCACGAAGGCCAGGAACCCCGGGAACACCATCTCGGTGAGGTGGCCGCCCACGACCAGCTCCTCGTCGGTCAGCTCCTCCCACGCCAGCTCGTTCCAGTACAGGTCCTCGGCCTCCTTGCGGAAGAAGGCGAGGCGCTCCGGGGAGAGCGGATCCGTGTCGGAGGCCGCGGGAGACAGGGGACGCGCCACGGCGTCGGCGATGCGCGCCCGGCGCGTCTCGACGAACGCCTGGGCGGTACCGGGGTCGGCGGCGTGCTTGCTCATCGGTCCGGCGGGTGCTGAGGTTGTCCTGGTCGCGCCACGTCGCGCGGGCGGACAACTTAGGGAGGGGGGGATCGGTCTCGCAATCCCGGGCCGGGACCCGCCGCGGGCGCTACGCTTCGGCCCCCGCGGCGGCCTCCGGTGCGCCGGCCGGGAGGCTGACGCCGCCGAGCTCCGCGCGCTCCAGGTCGGCTCCGGCCATCTCGGCGCCGTCCAGGTTGGCCTGGGAGAGGTCCGCCCCCTTGAGCGTGGCGGTGGCGAGGGTGGCCCGGCTCAGGTTGGTCCCGGTGAGCACGGCGCCGGTCAGGTTCGCGCCCCGCAGGCTCGCCTCGGACAGGTTCGCCCCGGCCAGGTCCGCCCACTCCAGCGTGCCGAACTCGAGGACGGCGCCGGAAAGGTCCGCGCCGCGGAGGTAGGCCCCGGTCAGGTTGGCGCCCTTGAATGAGGCGCCGGCCAGGTCGGCGCCGGTGAGCACCGCGCCCTTGAGGTACGCCCCGGTCAGGTGCGCGCCGCGAAGGTACGCCCACTCCAGGTACGCCCCTTCCATGAACGCCCACTCCAGCGTGGCGCGCTCCAGGTACGCCCCCCAGAGGTGCGCGGACTTCAGGTACGCCTCGGTGAGGGTGGCTTCGGTGAGGTCGGCGCCCTTGAGGTCCGCGCCCTCCAGGTCGGCCCCGGAGAGATCGGCCCCGGTGAGGATCGCCCCCGCGAGCCGCGCTCCCTTGAGGCTGGCGCGCTCCAGGCGCGCGCCGGCGAGGTTCGCGCGCTCCAGGTTCACCCCGTCCAGGACCGCGCCCCGCAGGTTGAGGTGGCCGGCGGCGGCCAGCATCCAGACGTCCCGGTCGGTGAGAATCCTGTGCTCCATGCAGCGCCTCCCCCGGCGCGGGCGCCGGGCGTCTCAGGTGGTTGGAACCGCGGGATCGGTGCGCGGGGCGGGACCGGTGGACCGCCGCCGCGC
Encoded proteins:
- a CDS encoding BON domain-containing protein translates to MARYDGGWSGPRRPSRYDEFFRPYGPPDPVMRPGGAGRAGFNPMVGPVSPGYGRDYGQERGGRSEPWGDVGAGGMGEREEFWEPGTVYGPARYGLGPYHERLRRHRRSDDELREEVEEALFYDTWVDADAITVEVKDGIVTLQGELPDFDEIRYATDDAWDVDGVRGVRSQLTVRQGERGGGSQGGSQARGTAGRGGAA
- a CDS encoding pentapeptide repeat-containing protein gives rise to the protein MEHRILTDRDVWMLAAAGHLNLRGAVLDGVNLERANLAGARLERASLKGARLAGAILTGADLSGADLEGADLKGADLTEATLTEAYLKSAHLWGAYLERATLEWAFMEGAYLEWAYLRGAHLTGAYLKGAVLTGADLAGASFKGANLTGAYLRGADLSGAVLEFGTLEWADLAGANLSEASLRGANLTGAVLTGTNLSRATLATATLKGADLSQANLDGAEMAGADLERAELGGVSLPAGAPEAAAGAEA
- a CDS encoding glycerophosphodiester phosphodiesterase, which produces MAHRGGSLLAPENTLEAFRRALEWWRADVLEVDVQPTADGDVVVFHDATVDRTTDGSGPVAGLRLEEIRRLDGGFRFTADGGRSFPFRGRGVRIATLEELLRAFPDARVNVEIKDRRAQRRVWETVHDLRATGRVLIAAGHRANRSLFGDYPGPTSASGEEMKAFYLHHLTHTTRFWRPPVDAFQMPERYGGVQVLTPRFLREVQARNVAVHVWTVDEEADMRRLLRLGVDGIVTDRPDRLARVLHEMFGRPLPPGTPDEATEGPQLNREPPANG